In Gadus chalcogrammus isolate NIFS_2021 chromosome 13, NIFS_Gcha_1.0, whole genome shotgun sequence, the genomic stretch TTTCGTACATTTAGGAAAGTGGTCCGCTATGGTTAAAAAAATCCGCAAATAAGTCAATACGTAATATAATATTGACTTGTTAGCTAGTCCTAGAACGACATGGACATACAGTGGGGCGAACAAGTATTTGATACACTGCCGAATTTGCAGGTTTTCCCAGTACACGAGAGACGGAATCTAAgacaaaaatccagaaaatcgcattgtatgttttttaagtAACTAACTAATATGAAATGTATTGCATGACATAAGTATTTGATAGATCAGAAAAGCAGAACTTAATATTTGGTACAGAAACCTTTGTTTGCAATTACAGAGATACGTTTCCTGTAGTTCTTGACCAGGTTTGCACACACTGCAGCAGGGATTTTGGCCCACTCCTCCATACAGACCTTATCAAGATCCTTCAGGTTTCGGGGCTCTCGCTGGGCAATACGGACTTTCAGCTCCCTCCAAATATTTTCTATTGGGTTCAGGTCTGGATACTGGCTAGGCCACTCCAGGACCTTGAGATGCTTCTAATAGAGCCACTCCTTAGTTGCCCTGGCTGTGTGTTTCGGGTCGTTGTCATGCTGGAAGACCCAGCCACGACCCATCTTCAATGCTCTTACTGAGGGAAGGAGGTTGTTGGCCAAGATCTCGCAATGCATGGCCCCATCCATCCTCCCCTCAATACGGTGCAGTCTCATCAGAtcctggccacactcacactggcagatttgaacaCGGTTAGGGGTGAAAACGGTCACGGCCacatggcctagtgtgagtttaaattgaatccaaaatcatatgtaatatgtttcATATttgaaactttggttggcttttattttgaaactccacgtcagaatgttctgaaacttcttgcgtgaccccatggggtcttgacctataaccctgaagtgaaatgagcctaaAATAACGGGGCATTTTCTTCTAAATTGAatacaaaatcatatgtaatatgtctcatattggagtgtttggtgggcttttatttttaaagtaaataccacaacggccgtacacttcctttgatagtatttgcttgtattgactgtctttttgtatgcacccgacgaatgcttttatttgaaactagttctgagacgctattaccgtaatggctagtatatacaggtacggcaaaaaactgagtcggctggcttgaccgccgatcttgatgagtcggctggcttgaccgtaGTCCCACACCGGTACCCTACTACCCACACCGGACTGGATTCCTTTCACGCCGGTTGATAGACGTGCCAGGCGTGAGCTAAATAACGGCTGTAGAGTTTACTGGTAATGTTCCCTATAAGCTAttacatttgtacatttgtatttatgAGCGTTGTGCAGTGCACTTTCCCACCTTCTTTCAAGGAGAGCACAAAAGCCTTGATCGAGGTGAAAGAAGGTGGTAAAGTGCACCAAAGACACAGCTATGTTCCGACTGCGGGATCTGTTTgcgagtggtggtgacgtatatcatacgcgtcgagagcagcgggaGTTGTAGTCCACAAAGCGCCCCACACAAAAACTAACCGTATCAAACTCCTACCCTAAattatagttttctttgcatgaaaaattatcatttaaatccacaaacaatatTTGTAATctggggcatataaagactgggatcagaaaataattactttctctccattgactccaattcatttttttcagtctcataggtcccatgagcaatggcgacttacgagctctattagggccacacatgaagAATTTTTgtgacgagattaaagtcgagGCGTCGATTTTAAAGTCAACATGTTGACATTGAACTCGAAATGTCgggaataaagttgaaatgtcatgtcgactttaatcttgACATGTCGAGATTGAAGTCgacattaaaggcacccagtgcaactttatgtaaacattcaatgaaaaataaacattcaatttctagtcttttttacacgtagtaagtttcaataactccataccattacatatcgacattcaaggagcaaagatgagacgtcgttgtgtggtgagaactgatagaaaatcgtaaacaacaacaatcgccggtggggagaagccatttttccattgactggaagcctgctttatttattgtaggttacaaaaaataaagaaaatggcggcattgttgttgttgtcgattttgtatcagttctcaccacacaacgacgtctcatctttgctgcttaaatgtcggtatgtaatggtatggagttattgaaacttactacgtgtaaaaaagactagaaattgaatgtttattttgaagcctcgaaagttgcactgggtgcctttaaactcgaaatgtcgagaatacaGTTGAAATTAGTTGGGAGGGATGGCAACCGCTCCAAGAGCCTGCACTGAATCCAATGGCTTGTGTAGATAATTTGGCAAAATTGTATTTCAGAATCGGGTTTAACATGGGAAATTGGCAGATGCAAAGATACAGATGGTTGCACCTCCGTGCAATACATAAAGGTTATGTTGTGTCGCAAAATACAGTAAGACAATTGATCAAGTTGCTTGATCCTGAGGGTGTGGAGCAAAGGCGTGGCCGGCGTCTGAGGCGCAGGCAATATCACAGCAAAGGTCCGAAATGCACTCTGGCATATGGATGGGTACGATAATCTAAAGCCATACGGCATTGCCATCAGTAGTTGCATTGAAGGTTACATTGAATATATTGTTTGGATGGAGgcctacaccacaaacaatgacccAAGGGTTATTGCCGACTACTTCGGgtcatccgctgcacgcttgggaggatgcccggagcgtctgcgtgctgacagaggaacggaaaatgaacacgtcgagattaaagtcgattTGATGTTTCCACTTTATtttcgacatttcgagtttaaagtCGACACGTCGAAATTAAAGTTgacatgacatttcaactttattctcgacatttcgagtttaatctccacatgttgactttaaagtcgacgtgtTGACTTTAAAGTCTACGTGTCGACTTCAAAgtcgtcacggcaaaaatattttttttcttcacgtgtggccctaatactccgtcgtacAAAACCGTTTGGCTTTCAGTGGGTCAAATGGATTTGGTTTGCAGAGGGGACAATCTACACGACAGCAGCAGTAGCACAGAAAATGGAAACGTCAATGCCCCCCGGGCCGTCAGTGATCCCTCGCTGATTGCCCGTCGTACCCTGCCATACATGGTGGACGAGGAGAAGACCTGCCGACCCACACCTTACTGCAGCTCTGTCCAGAAACAGATCACGCCATGCATGAGACAAGTCCTGGCAATGTGGATGTTACGGGTACGTTGTTCATCCATGAGTCTGTCGTCGACAAGGGGCAGTACAGCATATGGTCACCCAATCGTACCCTCTGATTTTCCCGACAGGTTTGTGAGGAAGAGTTGTGCGAGGAACAGGTCTTTCCACTGGCCATCAGTTACCTGGACATTTATTTGAGCCGTATCCCCACGGAAAAGGACCATTTGCAACTCTTGGGATCCGTTTGCATGTTCTTGGCTTCCAAATACCGGGACACTGTTCCACTCGGTGCCAGCAAGCTCTGCTTCTACACAGACAACTCAATATCACTCTCAGAAATCGTGGTAAAGACTATGTACATAATCGAGAACACTTGCCGTACAATTGTTTATCAAACTCTTACCACAAAGGGAATGgatcacaaaaaaaatgaaatctgaACTAAATTGAGAAATAAACTAATGGGCTTCCATTGTGTTTCTGTTGCAGCAGTTGGAAGTCGCGCTGATCTCGGTCCTGGGATGGGAGCTGGCCACTGTGTCACCCAGTGATTTCCTAGAGCCCATCCTGCGGGCTCTCCCGTTTGCTGCTTCCCTCGACCTCAAGTCCGTGCTCTGCCATCTTCACTCCTTTATATACCTGGCAGCCGTTGGTGAGCCACCACACCAGGCATATTAAATAAAGTCAACTGACAAGATtaaattaattgttaataacGTGAAAGAACACACTTTTAAGTTGGCCTACTTGTTGTGAATAAACGACTCTTAGCGTTGTGAACAAAGTGTTCAAAGCAGCCATAACTTTTGGTGGTGATGTGTCAGCAGTTCCTTCAGGATGCCGGGAACTGGGTTTGTGTAATCCTGTATTGTGTGCTTTGAAAAGGCCATGTTTAGCTTGGTGATTTCCCATGAGACtcaatttagttttttttcccacaatgcactAGGTAACAGCCTTTCAGGCAGTTCGTTCTCATTCAGACTCCAGACAGGAAAGGATATTTTAGCCCATCACCATGTCTCCCATTCAAAAAGGTGTGGGAATGGGCAGACTGATTTACGTCAGGTCCCAACTCCTGTGCCTGGAGCTATCAGGCCAGCGTGTAGGATGTCGAGGCAACGCCTGCTGTAAAgctcttgttttttgtttttctgggtGTGACAACAATGTCGACATTCTTCTTACTTGGTAACATCTTGCCTTTCACTCCTATTAGTAATATTTAGCTCTCAGAAAATAGTCACGTCAAGTCTTTTTTCTAAGGCAGACACTACCTATGTCCATTATAGATGTCCAGGTATAAGACACAGCATCCTTCACCCTTTGTTTAAgaataaatgttttttgttgttttattttcagaGAACCAGTTTGTGTTGTTCCATCCCTCCACCattgcatgtgcctgtgtggggATTGCCATGCAAAGACTGACACTCCTCCAAGACAGGTTCTCCTGTGATTCACTTTTGCAGCACTTGGCCGAACTTTTGGTCATTGATCTGGTGAGGGGTGATTTTTAACAGCCTGTGTTGACTTTTATTACAAACAGGACAATGCCCTGGCCTTATCTTTGTGACTTGGTCTGTGTCACTAGCCTCTTTGGGCATATTTTGGAGTTTTGACAGTATCAAGTGGATAATAAGATATCATGTGAGGGATAAGCTGGGTGTCTCACTAAGTGTCCTTTATTGAATGAGTTTGGATGGGCAGCAAAACGTCTCTCTGTTGACATTTATACCTATTGGTTTAGCTCCTTCACATAACACCAGCTGCACTGCTACTGTAATAGCAAGCCGGTGCTTCTctgttgacacacacaatgctaaCAAAAAGACTCCTCTCTTTCTGAATCATGCGTTTGATTAAATCTGCCCCTCaaacaggactccattcagcaCTGCTACCGTGCTCTGGAGAGCAAAGTGGTGCTCAGACTGCTCGCAGGCCGGGGCAGCCCCCGGCTTAGCGCCCCCCAGCCAGCCAGCAAGCCAGCCAGCCCACAGCTTAGCGTcccccagccagccagccagccagccagccagccagccccaACCCCACTGACATTCAGGATGTTCTGCTAACACCTGTGGCTTAGACAGGTGGCTTGTCTGAAGGCCCCTTTATGGCCATGCGCAAGGCTAGAGTTAAGCTTGAAAATGATCAAACACAATGAATTAAAACTAAATGGCTCTGTTGGCTGAAGGCCCCTTTATACAGCGTAATCCTAACGTGCAATGTTTGATGAAAGAGGTGTAAGGTTTATTGCTAGGCTGTTTAAATATTCTGAATAATCTATTTAATGCATACTATTAAATGCAACACTTGGAAAAATGGTTCTAGGGATTTGTCTCTTTacgggtgcactcacactaggccatctggccgtggccgttggccgtcgcaactgtggcctggcccaTGGACGTATTATAGAATGGacaacggattccaaaatgACGCCTATTCactcctatgtaaactgctcagtggcgcagggcaacatcaaggagcgatatgcttccgcatcatgggtctATGGCTACGCCCTatttcatgacgtaccggatgcagaaaaaTGGATTGATCGATGACTATCTTCTCAAGTGAGTTTGGTGGAAAGGCCGAAATGTTTGCATGATCATCTATTTATAGAGAACGGATCCATCCGCCACTCTCACTGCTAGTTCCATGTGCGCATCGTCGGCTCATCGAAATCGAAAAGGTACATTTTAAAGTTTCTTATGAGTTTTGCATGAAATATATTTCTTAATAGAAATCtataatgttaaataatgtaaaacattACAGCTCTCCAGAAATATTAAAGTATGCTACCATTGGATGTCTACAGTGGATGTTTGCTAGGTACCTTAATCCTTTtttcttatatttatattgtagctattgcaaatcaaatggaaaagaCAAGGGCTGGAGTACCAGGGCAACCCCCTATTAAAAGTAAGTATTTAGCTTGACTAAGGAGAATATATTCACAGAACATAATTTTgtattgtctgtgtgtccccTAATATGACAAATGATTAGAATTACATGTTTACTGAATTCATACAAATACTGCATATGACAAGCTAATGACTGCATGAATAGGATATATTAAGCTATATTGTTCTATAAATTAACAGTCCCCTCACTCTGTATTTACATGTATAGTAATCTGTGTTTTGTAATCTTTAGGGACAGAAGTGTGGATTATCGGGGACAGCTACGTCCgccgtggagaggagagagccagGGAAACCTGTGGCCCCCACCTTGGCCTAGAGGCCAGGGTCAGTTGGTTTGGCTGGGACGGGCTGAGATGGAAGACCCTCATCCCTTTCTTCCTGCAGTccctgagaggaagaacagccCCGGATGTCCTGCTCATCCACTGTGGCGGCAACGACCTCGGACGCCTGGAGGGAGTTGAGGTTGTTGCCGCAATGAAGCAGGACCTGCAGTACCTCCACCGGCAGTTCCCAGCAATGCAGATCGTCTACTCTAACATCAACTAGAGACGCCGGTGGAGGGCTGACCATCCGGGGAAGCTAAATCAGTAATTATAACCTTTTTGGTAATCATTTGTGTTTATCACACTGTTCATTAATTTCactgttcttcctctcattcCTTTCCTTACTTCTTCTTTACCTGTCTCTGTTTCCCCTTCCACTCTTCTGCCCCAGCCAAACAGccaaaaaatttgaaaaaaaagtgttttgttaaaatttggggtgggggggggggtcttgtaataaaagctttttttattgtaacacttggttcaaatcctatttcttacacatgcagccatttggacaccattctatgatagctgataaccaaggtagGTACACactgttaatatatatatctatggtcctgggggcctggtaggctcttgtacctacgtcatcacgtcgtaagtaacacgtGATGACGCAGGCcaggccaaattggcctggcctggccagactggccacactcacactggcagatttgagcacggttaggtgtgaaaatggccacggccacggccagatggcctagtgtgagtgcacccgcTGTAAAATACTTGCACTTTGTCCGATGCGATATCAGATGTAAAATGTAATTGCGTTGTTGCTTATTAAAATGTGGCAGTTTCTCAATAACATGATTTCTGCTATTTCGGAAATTATTATATTCACTTCAGCATATCTCACAGACAAAGGAAATATATCTTATTTCACAGAATGCTTTATTTTTGCATTCAATGGAGAAACAATATCCACAAAAATCTCAGCAAAAGTTGacaatataatttgaatattaATGTCATTTTTTGGGAACATTGGTGCATTGTGTGACACGAATGGCATTGCTTGATAAAAATATGCACCTAGTGCATTTCTATATACAGTCTGAATAACTCCACAACTCTTATGATCTCTTACCCCTGAGTAAAGTTTAGAGTAATATTTCCTCGTTCACTTCAAAGACAACCTTAATGTAGAGCATTAGATTAAAACGCAGTTTATTAAAATAGAAGGCAACTTCCAACATTTCAATAACCGGATGAGCAACACGGTCCAGTTTCAGTAGAGTGACTTTTGCTGTTTATTAGAGTGACAGCAATTGCATTTGCAATTCAGGTCTTATAGATGAAGTAGGGCTCTCCTGATTGTTTACGATCTAATAAAGTGCTTTTACCGATATATAGTGAGTTTCTGAGGCAACACATGCACTGAAAAATACACATCTAAAAAGACATCACATCTTCACACTCAAGCAAACAGTAAATCTGGCAATCATACAACGTCAAATAATCACAACTCTGCATTGCATAGTGTTCCAGTCCAATTGAAAAGCTACATTCTAACAAGGCACTAGGCAAGTACTGGCAGGTTGAAGGTCATGATGTTGTTATGACCTATTTCGGATCCTTTCACTAATCCCCATTTGGAACGGCCACTAAAGGTATCATTAGAACCTATGCTCCATTATGCCACGACCAGGAACCAAAGCAGGTTCTACAAGTTTCACTTGCCGTGAGTCAGTGCATAATTAATGTTATTCAAGTCATTACCTCGTTCTATTGAACATCAACTTCCTTCTTTGTCAacaaggaggaagaagagaaaaacaatATTTGACAAGCAAGATCCCTGTTGCATCCAGAATGTCACGAAGGGCATTTTaaaatcattttaaatattttggtTTCTCTTTGGAATCAGGTATATCTTTTTTCCAATAACCTAACCCACATGAGAGGGGTTAAATACATTAAGTTACTACACTCTATTCAAGTTTTGTTtagattaaattaaattaagacTCATAATCCTGCATCAGGTGAAAGAAATCCTTAACTAACCATTTGGCAATTATAGGCACGTGATGGGCCCCCTATTTCTGCAACTTAATGTAGGACAGAGTGTCAGCCTTTTCCTACACATTACCAATCGAGCCACTTTAGTAAGATATTATTGGTATTGTGTGAGAGTAAGTTTAGTAAAAACTTATTCTTAACCAAATGTAGCCTCCCCTATCAAAAATGTGCATTCCATTAGCAGTCAGAttcaaatgcccccccccccctgtgtgtgccAAAAGAATACCTTTTTTACATTTACCAAAAAGCATGAAACAAAGACTACCATCAGACCGCTGTCAAATGTACCTTCTACATGTTTCACAATAAACGCCAAAGCAGTCATTCCTAGAAGACTTCTCTATCCAACGACCGTGACCCGTTGGTTTCTTTAGCTGGCCCCCACACTTCTACCTAGCACGGCCTGCTTGTAAGCCTCTGTTACATTCTCACAGTCTGTGATGCTGAAGGCACTGTCGGCCACCCCCGCCTGGTAGCACTTCCACGGCCGCCGCAGGCCGTCGCTGAGGTTCTCGCTCTGCCGGATGTCCAGCAGGTTGTCCGCCGACACGCACGCCCTCATGCTGCCCCGGGGCGGGTCCTCGCCGGTCCCCGGTGGGCCCATGCGCTCGGGGAGGTCCAGTTGATCAAACGACTCTGAAGAGAGAATGCTGTCCTCGCTGATGGCCGAGCTGGGCCGGGACCTCTGGCCGGCGCGTGGCAGAGACACCGCCAGCTGATCCAGAGACCCAAACTCCTGCAGCCTGTTGGAGGAGAACTTCCCGTCGCGCTTCAGGATGCCTTTGCGAGAGGTCGGCGCTGAGGGGAGCTCCAGAGTCTGCTCCGCCTGGGCTGAGGCGCCGCTCTCCGGGGACGTGGAGCAGTACCCCGACTCCTGTTCCGCTGGCTTCTTCAGGATACCCTTGCGGGGCTGCAGTGCAGGGGAAGGGGCGTTCTCTTGTAGGGACATGGCCGAGACGTTTTGAGGCTTCGCTGCTTCCCCGGTGGGAACCTCGCCGGTCAGTTTCTGTTTCAGACTGGGGCGTCTCTTCAGGATGCCTTTGGAGGGCCTGGGGTCCACAGTGCCCTCTGCCCCAGAGTTGGAGACGTTGTTCTCCTTCTGGGACCGACGCAGGGAGCGCTGCCTCACTATATTGCCCTCTGCGTTCTGCGGTCGCAGTAGACAGCGCATCTTGGAGCCCGTCTCCAGCAAGGGCCTCGATGTTCGCCGGAACCAGCCAGCGATGCTAGATAGCCTGGTGGGGTGCTGGGCTGAATTAGAGTCTTGTGATGGGGCCTGCTCCGTCCTCTTGAACTCGGCCAGTAAAGGCTGTGGGTATCCCCAGTTGAGCCACCAGTGGCCTGCTATCTCCTCCACCGTGGCTCTGCGGTCAGGGTTCACCATCAGCATCCAGCGAATGAGCCCGCATGCGTCTGGTtgacagaagaagaagacaaaaaGGATGAAAATGTGTTAGCATTGTGCTAGCATGCCATTGCTTCAATTTAATTCCGCCAAATTAAAACAATGAAGCAAAATAACTACAAAAAAAGGCAAAGCCAAGGTAAGaccaaggcccaatcccatttccaccccttccccttacccctcccccttgttttgaagggggaaggggaagggagaaggggaaggggaaccccttccccttacctctTGAAAAaatgggggaggggtaaggggaaggggtaaggggtagaaatgggattgggcccaagtCTCTCAAAGTAAGACCCACTCACCCGAGGGGCGAGTGGGTTTCCGGTAGTTTCCAGTGCTGATCTGCTGGACCAGAGTCGTGTGGTTGTTCCCGTCGAAGGGCATGGCGCCGTGGACCAGGGTGTAGAGCAGCACCCCCAGGGACCAGGTGTCAACCTCGGGCCCTCGGTAAGGACGCCCGTTGACGATCTCCGGGGAGGCGTACAGAGGGCTGCCGCAGAACGTTTGGAGATACTCATCTCCGTGGTAGAGATTCGACAGACCAAAGTCTGCAATCTGCAATAGAGCATTAAGGTCATCGTGAGTCAacagttttctctctctctctctctctctctctctctctctctcgggatATAAATTATTCAGTGCTGATTTTAAGGACACTTTGTCCTGGTACATACCTTAATATTACCGTTGCCATCCAGTAAAATATTCTCCAGTTTCAGGTCCCTATGAACAATCCCATTCTGAAAAGGAGAAAAAACCAAGGTCATTTCCCTCACCTTTTGTCAAGGTTTATACATCAATCATCAAAGTGCCTTTGTGTGTCCAACACGACTCACCAGTGTGTCATTCTGATGTCCCAAAGACAAAAAGTATGCATTTAAAAATTGTTGGCAAGAAATATATTCTACTTCCATGAacttttaatataatataatttgttCATATATTTATGGACGCTGTTATAGTGTTCGTGCAGACAAAGGCAATTGGGTCAAGGACAGGTTAAGTTTATATGCGGTTATCTAAACTCCTGCTAACAAGGATGTTGCTTTGATTGTCTCTTAAAAATACCTCTATATAAAAGAAGCCGGTGACTGTTGGCAGGTACGAATCGAAACTGGGGTAATTTAATGATCAGACGCCAGACTGCATTTATGGCCTCCCAGGGTTATGCTGAGCAGATGTAACAAGCTGTACTTTAGACTTTCCATTATATGCTCATAGTTTTGAACACTAGGGGACCAGTGATTAGCatgcgtgagagtgtgtgtgtgtgtgtgggcacgcaCAGACGGCTGCCTGTTCACTGGCACCCTCATTAGAGTGTGAaaccatgcatgtgtgtgtgtgtgtgtgtgtgtgtgtgtgtgtgtgtgtgtgtgtgtgtgtgtgtgtgtgtgtgtgtgtgtgtgtgtgtgtgtgtgtgtgtgtgctgaatcCATTGGCCCTACGCCCCGCCGTTGTCCATAGACCAACTGTTCATTCCACCAGGGCATCAGTCTCACACGGCAACCCTTTTCACAATGACTGGCTGACAGTGAATAATGTCTATTATGCAACTCTGGGCGGCGGTGAGCACTGCTGAACCCCCGTACGTTCCTGTCTGCTCTGGAgcatcagccacacacacacacacacacacacacacacacacac encodes the following:
- the ccnd3 gene encoding G1/S-specific cyclin-D3 isoform X2; its protein translation is MDLVCRGDNLHDSSSSTENGNVNAPRAVSDPSLIARRTLPYMVDEEKTCRPTPYCSSVQKQITPCMRQVLAMWMLRVCEEELCEEQVFPLAISYLDIYLSRIPTEKDHLQLLGSVCMFLASKYRDTVPLGASKLCFYTDNSISLSEIVQLEVALISVLGWELATVSPSDFLEPILRALPFAASLDLKSVLCHLHSFIYLAAVENQFVLFHPSTIACACVGIAMQRLTLLQDRFSCDSLLQHLAELLVIDLDSIQHCYRALESKVVLRLLAGRGSPRLSAPQPASKPASPQLSVPQPASQPASQPAPTPLTFRMFC
- the nuak2 gene encoding NUAK family SNF1-like kinase 2, which translates into the protein MESCKRGESSGVRPAWDVSPVGNATFGQPVSLVTLKRQAVKRHHHKHNLKHRYEFLETLGKGTYGKVKKAKERSGRMVAIKSIRKEKIKDEQDLVHIRREIEIMSSLSHPHIITIYEVFENKDKIVIVMEYASRGDLYDYICETQKISEREARHFFRQIVSAVHYCHQNGIVHRDLKLENILLDGNGNIKIADFGLSNLYHGDEYLQTFCGSPLYASPEIVNGRPYRGPEVDTWSLGVLLYTLVHGAMPFDGNNHTTLVQQISTGNYRKPTRPSDACGLIRWMLMVNPDRRATVEEIAGHWWLNWGYPQPLLAEFKRTEQAPSQDSNSAQHPTRLSSIAGWFRRTSRPLLETGSKMRCLLRPQNAEGNIVRQRSLRRSQKENNVSNSGAEGTVDPRPSKGILKRRPSLKQKLTGEVPTGEAAKPQNVSAMSLQENAPSPALQPRKGILKKPAEQESGYCSTSPESGASAQAEQTLELPSAPTSRKGILKRDGKFSSNRLQEFGSLDQLAVSLPRAGQRSRPSSAISEDSILSSESFDQLDLPERMGPPGTGEDPPRGSMRACVSADNLLDIRQSENLSDGLRRPWKCYQAGVADSAFSITDCENVTEAYKQAVLGRSVGAS
- the ccnd3 gene encoding G1/S-specific cyclin-D3 isoform X1, encoding MDLVCRGDNLHDSSSSTENGNVNAPRAVSDPSLIARRTLPYMVDEEKTCRPTPYCSSVQKQITPCMRQVLAMWMLRVCEEELCEEQVFPLAISYLDIYLSRIPTEKDHLQLLGSVCMFLASKYRDTVPLGASKLCFYTDNSISLSEIVQLEVALISVLGWELATVSPSDFLEPILRALPFAASLDLKSVLCHLHSFIYLAAVENQFVLFHPSTIACACVGIAMQRLTLLQDRFSCDSLLQHLAELLVIDLRTDPSATLTASSMCASSAHRNRKAIANQMEKTRAGVPGQPPIKRTEVWIIGDSYVRRGEERARETCGPHLGLEARVSWFGWDGLRWKTLIPFFLQSLRGRTAPDVLLIHCGGNDLGRLEGVEVVAAMKQDLQYLHRQFPAMQIVYSNIN